The sequence below is a genomic window from Paramisgurnus dabryanus chromosome 4, PD_genome_1.1, whole genome shotgun sequence.
ATCGAGCCTTCCGCAAGCTTCTGGCAGTTCGAGCTCACCATcggtcaggtgagtagcgcagatatggtaagatagtAATGTGACTGAATTTAGCTCGAAATGTTTCGAGTGTTTAAGTGACATGTTTCCACGTGTCagtggcatgactttcttttttgtgctagttccacgtattggttactcaactgtttttctgcttttcttaccattgtcgcttgggattggggttagaacaactttgttACAGTATATTACGTCCTCACCCTAACCCTACTCTAAACCCAACCACAAtcgaaaacagtttaaaattctGACAAATAAACATAAACCAATGCGTAAAATGACATCCACATTTATGCCAAACCCAACTTTATCCTCGCGTGAAAACAGCCGAAAAAAAATGAGAGGAAAACCACAAATCTAACACCAATCCTaaatgacaatggtttgaaaaaaggaaaaacaactgcgtaaccaatacgtgaaactggcacAAAAAGAAAAACGTGCCATGGACACGTGATGACGTGAAAACACATCACTTAAACGCTTGAAAAATTTCGAACTGAATTCAAAAaaagtcacattcctatcttaccatatctgcgctactcacctgaccaacggtgagctcaaaCTGCCAGAAGCTTGCGGAAGGCTCGATATCTAgcaccagtgctgtgattggctgaaacgctCATGGGCGTGGAGTGTCTTCCAGGCagcgctgccttgaaggcttcgttgagggcttaaaggggtcatatgatgaaaatgttagcattgccactttgtaggtttgagcaaaaatgtgtcgttttgggtgtgttttttaaaatgcaaatgagcggatgaagtgcaaccactgatcacaatgatggtggtttgttgtaattgaaactctattgtgctgtcaagtccttcctttctctttctttctctctgcactaaacggcagtgcagtggttggagagttcagattaaggaggcggtattattctaataagatatccttatgacatcataatgaaagccaaatttcaatgacctatttttgctcacacctacaaagtggcaatgctaacattttcatcatatgacccctttaaaggaatagtctactcattttcaatattaaactatgttattaccttaactaagaaaagttgatacatccctctatcatctgtgtgcgtgcacgtaagcgctggggcgcgctgcgacacttcgatagcatttagcttagccccattcattcaatggtatcaaacagagataaagttagaagtgaccaaacacatcaacgtttttcctatttaagatgagtagttatacgagcaagtttggtggtacaaaataaaacgtagcgcttttctaagcggatttaaaagaggaactatattttatggcgtaatagcacttttgggagtacttcgactcagcgcagtaacaccctccctctcccattatgagagagagaaggggagcggacttttcaggcgagtcgaagtcttcccaaaagtgctattacgccataaaatatagttcctcttttaaatccgcttagaaaagcgctacgttttattttgtaccaccaaacttgctcgtataactactcatcttaaataggaaaaacgttgatgtgtttgatcacttctaactttatctctgattggtaccattgaatgaatggggctaagctaaatgctatcgaagtgtcgcagcgcgctccagcgcttacgtgcatgcacacagatgatagagggatgtatcaactcttcttagttaaggtaataacatagtttaatattgaaaatgagtagactattcctttaaaacacaaatgagtcaggaggtcacctcctgctgaaaaactgtgctaattAGCAAATCCAGGTGATTGGAACAAAATACGGGAGAGGACTTTTACTCATGGCACATGGATTGTCTGCCTCTGGTCCAGAATAAACTGCTCACAGATGTTACCAATAGACAGACTGCAAcaatataggggcggtttcccggacagggattagactagtcctagatttaaacacttttaagagctctccaaactgaaaacaacttgcacttacatatcttaaaatacatcagggccctttgttttacctcaaaatgcacacagttaatgtttttagtaaggcatgtttgttaaaactagttatatttcctaattaaactaaggcctagtcctggattaagctaatcatggtccgggaaactgccccataaagATTACATTTAGTCTGGATGAAACAAATCTCATCCACCTCTGATCATTAAAATCAATGACCAGAAGAGGAGGAGAGCATCAGAAACAAAGACAAGAAAATCCCATGCTGATcataataaaatcattttagCAATATCAACTTCATGAATTCATATCAGACCACATTTACATAATATAATCTCTCGTTTCTTCTGTTTGTTAATATGATTCAGTGTTTTTTTTCATTACCTGTGACATCAAGCTGAACTCCAGGAATCCCTCTCCATACATTGTTTTTACAGTTGTATCCACAGTCTGTTATGAATCTGAAGTAGTAGATGTGTTTATCAGCTTCTGTCACATCTGTCAAAGTGATGCTGTGAGTGTCTTTATATCCAGTGTAACACTGAATTCCTCTTCTGTTTTCTGGGTCCAAACACAGGTCAGGTGGTTCTCCATCAATTACAGCAGTTTTAGTCCAGACGGCTTTATTGACCACATGGTCTTTAGGATATTTAATTGTAGAAGATATTCTCAATGTTGAGCCTCTTAATGCACAAACATATGAAGGATTATAATTCACTCCCCAACCCAGCTGATCATCATCTGAAacacagagatgagaaataaaagaACAACAACAAGAACATGAGTCTTGAATTTTTTCAGCACTCCATATGTCATCGACATGTTTGGGACACATTTTCAAATACTTCTCAACAAAATACAGAATGATTTAATGGGTGTTAAATGTTTTACTGTTATTAATGAATTAGTGAGTACTTACATTCTACATTAAGATAAACATCAGTAGAGGAGAGACGTTCAGATCCTCTTACAGCAGCATCACATCTATAAACTCCTGAATCATCACGACTGACTGACTGCAGGTGAAGTTGATTCAATGTAATTCTTCCTTTAGTGAATCTCTGTGTGTTTCTGTACCAGATGAATGTTGTTTCTTCAGTCAGTCTGCAGGTGGTTTTACATGTAAGAGTCACTGAATCTCCCTCTTTCACTCTCTGATTTGTCTCCACCTGCAGGTCTGACAGCACAACAAACTCTCGGTTAGTTCTTCATCTACTGAAATCCTCTAATCAATGTCATTACAGAATAAactaaatcattattataagaaCATAAACCTTATTCTTTTATATCAGACCacagttaaataatataatCTCTCATGTTCTCTATGTGTTAATATGATTCAGTGTTTTATTTCATTACCTGTGACATCAAGCTGAACTCCAGGAGTCCCTGTCCATATTTTATCCACACAAAAGTATCCACAGTATGTTGTAAATCCACAGTAGTAGATGTTTTTATCAGCTTCTGTCACTTGTGTCAAAGTTAAGCTGTGAGTGTCTTTAGAGTCACTGTAAACACACTGAACCTTTCCTCTGTTATTTGTGTCTGGGCACAGGTTTGGTCCTGTATATGCGAATTTGGTCCAGGTGGCTGATGTGATGCTATCATGGGGAGGTTTTAAAGTACAAGATAATCTCACTGTTGAGCCTCTTATCGCACAAACATTTGAAGGGCTGTAATTCACCCAATCCTGCTGACCATCAACATCTGAAACACAGAGATGAGGAAACTTTATAGGTAACACACAAACAAGTCCAAAAATCAGCATTCATTCAAATACTCTTagggcctttttacacctggtcacttaatgtgttttctctgatcggatagctatctggtttgttaaaactgttccatttacatttggccacataatGCGTCTTGGCAAAACGGATATGAATCCGATCTTCTACTCCcgcgcaaaatgcaaatacactattCATTACATAAGGGATAATCCAcagctagccatgcattaaaggattTTAATGCACAACGtggcgaagaaccacccgacaTGTAGCGGAGTGCAATAAattcctttaatgcatggctagccgtggattatcccgcttatacctttaagttaaaaacaagttaaagctgtaattaacAGACAGGTAAAAATGACGGTCATTTTCTTAaagggtcatattatgagattttttttaaatgtaaaataaatctttgctgtCCCCGGAGTGCAAACATATGTGAagtcaaaatactccacagataattaattatagcatgttcAAAATTGCTAATTTGTAGACCTGAACAAAAGTGtactgtttttgggtgtgtcctttaaaatgcaaatgaggtgatgaagtgcaaacactgatcacaatgatggtggtttgttgtaattgaaactcaattgtgctgtcaagtacttttttctctctctttctctctgcactaaattgcagtgctgtggttggatagtgcagataaagggggcggtattattgtaatttgccttgctacctacctcacaaaacgacctattttttcacatgcttgcagagaatggtttacccaaacaaagttactgggttgatctttatcacattttctaagttgatagaagcactggggacacaattatagcacttaaacatgggaaaagtcagattttcataatatgtcccctttaagttaaggctcgcactcatttatttaaatacattattaaaagagagagacagagaacggaaagagaaGGAcccgagagaaagagagagagagagagagagagagagagagagagagagagagagagagagagagatgcgtgTGTGAGTTACATGTGGCTGTGTGCGTCTATCCCCTCATTGCTTAAGCATATAGCTAACTTAATGATTCTTTAAtggatttattaaaattatttatgaaGGACAGGCAACACTGACAGTGACAAGGCAATCTTTATTTGAAATAATCATATCATTTAATTAAATGAATTATGTAGAGCAGGGACGGATTGGCAATCTGTGCATTCTGGAAAAGTCCAGAACAGCCGTTTAACCAAGGGCCGTCGCTCTATCGGGCCGAAGCCGTTTCTGGTCTGTTTTTAGGAGTTGCGGATATGTGCCAGCACCGATCCAGCACCGCCTGATCATCATCGGCTCAGATTCATATTGCAGATCTGGACCAAATCAGTGTCAGACACAGCTAATGTCTTTCGGTTACCTATTGGAACAGTGATCTGGGCCAGATCTGTAAAATGATGTAAATACTGAACTTATGGCAGTTAGATGTCTGAAACCTCTATCTCGCACGAATCTGGTTCACAATCAGAAAACGTCTCTAAGATAGAAACGGCGGCAAGGGGCTAAAAACGGATCCGGGCCAAATGTAATTGCTATCTGGGTATATGCATTTTCGTCACTTTTCCACATAACCACGCCGGATCTCGGCCTGTTGAGTGGCAAAcgttcaacaaaatggctggttttcaggggcggttctagacaaatttcactaggggggccaagAGGGCCCAGTGTTTAACCAGAGGGGCACATTAAAAAAGGGCAACAAatgatatttaaaaattataggggtggtttcagggattattttaagacaggacaaggccttagtttaattaggaaatataactagttttaacaaacatgtcttactaaaaacattacttgtgtgcattttgaagcaaaacaaagggcactgatgtattttaaaggggtcatagcgtgaaaattagactttttccatgtttttttccataccaaagatttaatttacatctAAAAaatatctcataatatgacccctttaagatatgtcagtgcaagttgttttcagtttggacagctcttacatttattttagtctaggtcTAATCCTTGTCCAGAAAACCGCcccttaaactttattttactttacaatcatataaacatttattttatacaaGAGTGAGCAAAATTTGAAGCTGAGCTCTCAtcttgttcag
It includes:
- the LOC135760434 gene encoding B-cell receptor CD22, with translation MEMCFRISLMFLFITADVDGQQDWVNYSPSNVCAIRGSTVRLSCTLKPPHDSITSATWTKFAYTGPNLCPDTNNRGKVQCVYSDSKDTHSLTLTQVTEADKNIYYCGFTTYCGYFCVDKIWTGTPGVQLDVTDLQVETNQRVKEGDSVTLTCKTTCRLTEETTFIWYRNTQRFTKGRITLNQLHLQSVSRDDSGVYRCDAAVRGSERLSSTDVYLNVEYDDQLGWGVNYNPSYVCALRGSTLRISSTIKYPKDHVVNKAVWTKTAVIDGEPPDLCLDPENRRGIQCYTGYKDTHSITLTDVTEADKHIYYFRFITDCGYNCKNNVWRGIPGVQLDVTDLQVATNQRVKEGDSVTLTCKTTCSLTEETTFIWYRNTERFTKGRITLNQLHLQSVSRDDSGVYRCDAVRGSERLLSSPDVYLNVEYPPEKTSLSINGSGEIMEGDSVNLTCSSESNPPVHNYTWFKVNETSSVGSGQTYSITNINSRHSGWFYCEAQNKYGSQRSAAVSLTVTGVQGFAVYYGIVAGFGGLSFIIIFIILFIRKRRRDHTAEDIKQKQSDQCRAADGVYTTLELQSRSSQYDTLTVNSH